One Osmerus mordax isolate fOsmMor3 chromosome 16, fOsmMor3.pri, whole genome shotgun sequence genomic window carries:
- the LOC136959059 gene encoding lysine-specific demethylase 4A-like, translating to MASESGLPTPAAVSKVIMTFHPTNEEFRNFSRYIAYMESQGAHTAGLAKIVPPKDWKPRRCYDDIDNLVIPAPIQQLVSGQSGLFTQYNIQKKAMTVREFRKMANSDKFCCPQHVDFDELERKYWKNLTFNPAIYGADVNGTLYDPEVTEWNIGRLHTILDTVERESGVTIEGVTTPYLYFGMWKSSFAWHTEDMDLYSINYLHLGQPKSWYCVPPEHGKRLERLAQGFFPGSAQTCEAFLRHKMTIISPFILKKYGIPFEKVTQEAGEFMVTFPYSYHAGFNHGFNCAESTNFATERWIEYGKQATLCSCRKDMVKISMGLFVKKYQPERYQSWLEGRDSQPIDHSRPTPEACEFLGEEPAGDISQEAGPEETGGEGEKRSPTQRIGTKRHRVCLELPHGLLPHGLLPHGLLPHGMLPRGEEEGEEGEYGKKARLGPDQKGPPTLVVTPTKLMLRELPHPEAPRDSSPPPQAPASPASSSILARSQNLLRNGHLIVAVAPSRNGVPLKPPSQPSPQPLASPQPQPSPQPLASPLARASPQAPRPGLKLGVASLLFHKTQSPREALQVHSFSRQQHTQLHVHSYAREHQPRHLQNKNQAQNQAQNQAQNQAQNQAQNQAQNQAQNQAPTLSPVRNESTILQTKLDHQNQAKAAQGAAQGLFKTQGSGPAVGQQQPGEAQAAGERPEACRSPGRAEAAQAGRQAEAAQAGRQAEAAQAGRQAEAALAGRQSEGESTDNRTDNKHKSVSGSGQQGAAERDRSYCQTVKKKQLLRSLPRQHPLLREAHSDHEEEEGGQGEAWRRCSPEAERDYNTQTGLQSPYCAVCLLFHTHQQAEGPGVQLLGVLGGLQRSRPLIPEVCFRSSHKKGEGAGPGEGAGPGEEDLTTPHLEPDGTSWLISCSRCCVRVHTSCYGVPEGAEPGTWQCARCEANAQTQDCCLCPLRGGALQRANNDKWVHVLCAITVLEARFVNVVERSPVDLRGIPLSRFRLKCQVCKQRGGHQLTGCCVQCSHGRCSTAYHPSCAQAAGVLMYPHDWPFIVFISCQRHKAATFPERDQASLRVLQVEQVVICKHKNGRYYRCEVVEVSTASFYQVTFTDGSFSNDLLPEDIESRDCARLGPPAEGDDVQVRWTDGLLYGATFVASHTIPMYQVEFEDGSQLSVKREELYSLDEDLPKRVKSRMSVASDMRFDGIFTEEEVKQDSKRQRVFNSRYREAYVEPVIYRAIL from the exons ATGGCGTCCGAGTCAGGACTACCGACTCCAGCCGCCGTTTCCAAGGTAATCATGACCTTTCACCCTACCAACGAGGAGTTCCGTAACTTCAGCCGCTACATCGCCTACATGGAATCTCAGGGGGCGCACACTGCAGGCCTGGCCAAG ATCGTCCCCCCTAAGGACTGGAAGCCGAGGCGTTGCTATGACGACATAGACAACCTGGTGATTCCAGCGCCTATCCAGCAGCTGGTGAGCGGCCAATCAGGACTCTTCACCCAGTACAACATCCAGAAGAAGGCCATGACCGTGCGAGAGTTCCGCAAGATGGCCAACAGTGACAA gttctGCTGTCCTCAACATGTAGATTTTGATGAGCTAGAGAGGAAGTACTGGAAGAACCTGACCTTTAACCCCGCCATCTACGGGGCGGACGTCAACGGAACGCTCTACGACCCC GAGGTGACGGAGTGGAACATTGGGCGGCTGCACACCATCCTGGACACGGTGGAGCGAGAGAGCGGCGTCACCATCGAGGGCGTCACCACGCCCTACCTGTACTTCGGGATGTGGAAGAGCTCCTTCGCCTGGCACACAGAGGACATGGACCTGTACAGCATCAACTACCTGCACCTCGGACAGCCCAAGTCCTG gtACTGTGTTCCTCCAGAGCATGGGAAAAGGCTGGAGCGTTTGGCTCAAG GCTTCTTCCCTGGCAGTGCCCAGACCTGTGAAGCGTTCCTCAGGCACAAGATGACAATCAtctcccccttcatcctcaAGAAGTACGGCATCCCCTTTGAGAAG gtcaccCAGGAGGCGGGGGAATTCATGGTGACGTTCCCCTACAGCTACCACGCTGGCTTCAACCACGGCTTCAACTGTGCTGAGTCCACCAACTTCGCTACGGAGCGCTGGATAGAGTACGGCAAGCAGGCCACGCTG tGCTCCTGCAGGAAGGACATGGTAAAGATCTCCATGGGTCTGTTTGTGAAGAAGTACCAACCAGAACGTTACCAGAGCTGGCTGGAGGGGCGGGACTCCCAGCCCATCGACCACTCACGGCCCACGCCCGAGGCATGTGAGTtcctgggggaggagcctgcCGGTGACATCAGCCAGGAGGCTGGCCCGGAGGAgactggaggggaaggagagaagaggag CCCCACCCAGAGGATAGGAACCAAGAGGCACAGGGTCTGTCTGGAGCTGCCCCACGGACTGCTGCCCCACGGACTGCTGCCCCACGGACTGCTGCCCCACGGAATGCTGCcccggggggaggaggagggggaggagggggagtatgGTAAAAAGGCTAGATTGGGACCAGATCAGAAAG GTCCTCCCACGCTGGTCGTCACGCCGACAAAGCTCATGTTGAGGGAGCTGCCCCACCCCGAGGCACCACgagactcctccccccctccgcaaGCCCctgcctccccggcctcctcctccatccttgcTCGCTCCCAGAATCTGCTCCGTAATGGACACCTGATTGTAGCTGTCGCCCCCTCCAGGAATGGGGTTCCCCTcaagcccccctcccagccctccccccagcccctggcctccccccagccccagccctccccccagcccctggcctcccccctggcccGGGCCTCCCCGCAGGCCCCTCGTCCTGGCCTGAAGCTGGGCGTGGCCAGCCTGCTCTTCCACAAGACCCAGAGCCCCAGAGAGGCTCTCCAGGTGCACAGCTTCTCCAGGCAGCAGCACACCCAGTTGCACGTGCACAGCTACGCTCGCGAGCACCAGCCCCGACACCTGCAGAACAAGAACCAGGCCCAGAACCAGGCCCAGAACCAGGCCCAGAACCAGGCCCAGAACCAGGCCCAGAACCAGGCCCAGAACCAGGCCCAGAACCAGGCCCCCACGCTCAGCCCTGTGAGGAACGAGTCTACGATCCTTCAAACCAAACTGGATCATCAGAACCAGGCCAAAGCAGCACAGGGAGCAGCACAGGGTCTGTTCAAAACCCAGGGCAGCGGCCCTGCCGTGGGGCAGCAGCAGCCAGGCGAGGCCCAGGCTGCTGGGGAGAGGCCTGAGGCCTGCCGCAGTCCAGGCCGGGCAGAGGCAgcacaggcagggaggcaggccgAGGCAgcacaggcagggaggcaggcagaggcagcacaggcagggaggcaggcagaggcagcaCTGGCAGGGAGGCAGTCAGAGGGGGAGTCAACAGACAACAGGACAGACAACAAGCACAAG TCTGTGTCTGGTtctggccagcagggggcagcagagcgGGACCGGTCTTACTGTCAGACTGTGAAAAAGAAGCAGCTGCTCCGGAGCCTGCCTCGACAGCACCCTCTGCTCAGGGAAGCCCACAGCGACCACG aggaagaggagggggggcagggggaggcatgGCGCCGATGCAGCCCCGAGGCAGAGAGGGACTACAACACACAAACTGGTCTCCAGAGCCCGTACTGTGCTGTCTGCctgctgttccacacacaccagcag GCGGAGGGTCCTGGGGTGCAGCTGTTGGGAGTTCTGGGGGGGCTTCAGCGCTCCAGGCCCCTGATCCCAGAGGTGTGCTTCAGAAGCTCACacaagaagggagagggggcggggcctggggagggggcagggcctgGGGAGGAGGACCTGACCACGCCCCACCTAGAGCCGGACGGGACCAGCTGGCTGATCAGCTGCTCGCGGTGCTGTGTCCGTGTCCACACCA GTTGCTACGGCGTCCCGGAGGGGGCAGAGCCAGGGACCTGGCAGTGTGCCCGCTGTGAGGCCAACGCACAGACCCAG gactgcTGCTTGTGTCCTCTGCGTGGTGGAGCTCTGCAGAGAGCCAACAACGACAA ATGGGTGCATGTGCTGTGTGCCATCACCGTGCTGGAGGCTCGCTTCGTCAACGTGGTGGAGCGCAGCCCTGTCGACCTGAGGGGGATCCCACTGTCCAGGTTCAGACTG AAGTGCCAGGTGTGTAAGCAGCGAGGAGGGCACCAGCTGACAGGATGTTGTGTCCAGTGTTCCCATGGCCGCTGCTCTACGGCGTACCACCCCTCCTGCGCCCAGGCGGCCGGAGTGCTCATGTACCCTCATGACTGGCCCTTCATCGTGTTCATTTCCTGCCAGAGACACAAGGCCGCCACCTTCCCCGAG AGAGACCAGGCCAGCCTGAGGGTGCTGCAGGTGGAGCAGGTGGTGATCTGCAAGCACAAGAACGGTCGTTACTACCGCTGTGAGGTGGTGGAGGTCAGCACAGCCTCCTTCTACCAGGTCACCTTCACCGACGGCTCCTTCAGCAACGACCTGCTGCCCGAGGACATAGAG agcagGGACTGTGCTCGTCTGGGACCCCCTGCTGAGGGGGATGATGTTCAGGTCCGCTGGACAGATGGTCTGTTGTACGGAGCCACATTTGTAGCATCACACACCATCCCCATGTaccag gTGGAGTTTGAGGATGGCTCTCAGTTGTCGGTGAAGAGGGAGGAATTGTATAGTCTGGATGAAGACCTGCCTAAGAGAGTCAAGTCCAGAATG TCGGTGGCATCTGACATGCGCTTCGACGGGATCttcacagaggaggaggtgaagcagGACTCCAAGAGGCAGCGTGTGTTTAACTCCCGCTACCGCGAGGCCTATGTAGAGCCAGTCATCTACAGAGCCATCCTGTag